The genomic stretch aaactGTGAGATGTGAATAAGTAACAGATATTTGGTTCTGGAGGTCAGTAGGGTGTCCCTGCTTGGAACGATGTCTTTCTGAGATGGATAGATAGTTTACAGATGCTCTCCCACCTCTGGGCCGCAGAAGCTAGTGCTTTACCCAGTGTCACAGCACATGCGCAGCTGTGGCTTGGCTCGGGCAGaacggggtgggggcggggggggggggcgggggggagaggaggtAGGCTGCATCTGAATCTCACAAATGTACGTATTCAAGTCTGGTTGTCCCACTGCCTGGTGAGACACAGAGGAGGTGACAGACCTCCGCCGATCCCCACCCACAAGCCTCCCCAATCATCAATGTAGCACTACACACAAATGCACAATCAACAGATGTGTATCTAAGTTTACATTCTGTTGAACAAGGAATACATTCTCatggttcaaaattcaaaaggCACCAAAGAGGAATCTGGATAAAGTTGCCCccacttccctgcccccagccacccacCTTCCCATTTCGGAGGCTCTATCTATTGATTTGTATCCAATCCCTGCCCTAGCAGCGTGTTCTCCCTGCAGCAGCCAGAGGACCCCTCTGAGCACCCAAGTCGGGTCATTTctcccctctgcccacagccctccaGGGACCCCAACTCCCTCCCTCAGGATACAAGCCCAAaccttgccctagcccagtggtcggcaaaccgcggctcgcgagccacatgtggttctttggccccttgagtgtggctcggcattagaatcacttcttctaaatagactcgcccaggccaaaaactgacttctgcgcatgggccacgaagtttcaattgcactgtacatgcgcgcccgcacgtggtattttgtggaagagccacactcaaggggccaaagagccgcatgtggctcgcgagccgcggcttgccgaccactgccctagccgatttggctcggtggatagagcatcagcctgcggactgaagggtcccaggttcacctctggtcaaggccacatgcctgggtgtgggcccaaactccagtgtggggtgtgcaggaggcagctggtcaatgattctctcttatcattgatgtttctatctctccctctcccttcccctctgagataaatgaaaaaaaaaaaaaaaaatatatatatatatatatatatatatatatatatatatatatatatatatataaaatattttttttaaaaaaaagccctacaaaacaaacaaacaaaaaagcccaaTCCTTCCCAGAGGCCCACAAGAccctgcaggacctgcccccatcccctccctgccCTTACTTTCTCCCTCTCTACCCCTCGCtcactccactccagccacacagGCTTCCTCACTAATCCTCCAACCTGCAAGGCctggtcctgccccagggcctttgcacaggctgttccctctgcttggaatgtCCTTCCGCCAGAAACCTCCAtagctccctcctcacctcctccagatCTTTGCTCAAATGCCACCCTCTCAATGGGGGCTTCTCTGAGCACcccatttaaaattcatttacagTCGCACCCACCAGATCCCCCTGACTCTGTTCTATTTTCCCATAACACTCAGCACATTTGGACAAAGTAAGTCACATATTCATTGCCCACATTGTCACCTGCCTTCTCCATGAGGATGTGAGTTTTGTCTGTTGACTGCACTGCTGgatcccagggcctggcacacaggaggggcTCAATAAATGAATGCGAATTACGTTTAAGtctgtttttatctttaaaacaccCTCTTGCTCCCAtgtttccttcctgcctgctGGCAAGCAGttcgttcatttatttattaaacggtatatactgagcacctactgtataccaGGTTGGCTTCAGACTCAGGGGATACAGTGTTGACTAAAGCAGACTCTGTTCCTGCCCTCTTGGGGCTCACAGCTCTGTGAGGGAGTCAGACATAAGACCTGGTGGTTACAACTTGGGTAGTCCTGGGTGTGATGGGGCACACAGAGGTTTCAGGGGTGTCAGGGAGGGTTCCTGGAGGGGGCAGTCCAAAGCCCTGTGGACGGAGAGGAGCCAGTGTGGTTGACCTGGGTACAGGACGGGTGTCTCCCTGGCCCAGACAAGAACAGGATGCTTCCTTTGTGTGGACTCAGTTGAGGCGATGAGCACTCatggccaccaggtggcgctgACGGCCAGTGTGTCCAGCCTCTCCTGCTCAGCGCTGGGGTGGGAATATCCTCCCAAGAGAACCCTGAGGGACAGGGACCCCCAGAGAGTGCCCCCTCTCCTGGCTTACAGCCTCCTTAAGGCAGCAGCCCAGCCATATAAATCTCCCCACTAACTGGGTCTTTGGAAATCGTCAGTCTAGTGCTGTTGGGGACCAGAGACCAGAGAGGGCAGACACATGCCTTAAGTCACAGAGCAGGTCCTACCCCTGCCCAGCCTACACGGTACCTCCGCCCAGCCCAGAGTGCCCCTGGGTGgggatcttttatttttaacttggtcAATGGACACGGCCTTATTATAGCCCTGGGAGGCGTCCAGGGTTTCCAATTTCCAAGGGAAGTTACTAGTGAAAAAATATTCTTCCCAAGAAAAGGAGCTGCCTGAGACCTCTCAGCTGCCCTGGCCCAACCACCTCTCCTCTCCAAGGCTTCCCTGGGGCCCCTCAGACCCCCCTCACTGGGCTCTGTGCCCATCCCCACCCTGTAAACACTGCCTCTGAGCCTGACTCATCCCTGGCAGAGTCCCCTTTTGTCATGTGGAGTGTTGATGCTCCGTGGCATCCTCCTGCTGATCCCCAAACTGTGCTTACCTGTCTACTGTCCTCTTATTAATTTTTTCCTACTCCTTGAGTTGTTTGATAATCTTCTTTAAAtgaatctccccccccccccccgccccagaattagatagtggtgatgttACACAACCTTGCAACtatactaaaagccactgaactgtacactttacaatggtaaattttatctcagtaaaaaaaaaaaaattgtataaaatACGAActagcctttatttttctttttaaatatgttttcattgatttttgagaaagagggagagagagaaacattgattggctggctgccttctgcatgccctccattggggattgagcttgcaacccaggcatgtgcactgacctggaatggaaccgtgacctcctggttcataggtggacgcccAACCACTAAGCCACTCCAGCTAagctcatctttatttttaaacttgggTCATTTGCAGTATTAACATCTGTGAACTCACATGTGGGGGGGAGCTAGCTATGCTTTGTTCCTTAAGACACattcaaataaatacataactatttaaaaaatttaaaactttgtcCATGTATTAATGTACAAATGGGTGTGCATATAGGTGCCCTATAACTATGAGAGTGCTACTgagtacttactgtgtgccaggacgTTTTCATGGgtaaactcatttaatccttcatACAAcgccaggaggcagctgcttaccattaccccattttacagatgaggagactgagacaCAAGGAAGGGAAATGAGGATACCAAGGTTATGTGGCCTGTGCACTAACCACTACTCCACACTGCCCAATGAGCATGCCCATTCTCTGAAAGAGGAAACAGCTAAATCAGAGAAATGATTGGTGGGCTGAGGACCGAATCTggacccccccaccctcaccatgtgttttcatttaatttaaacttttttttttttttttttttttaagaaaagcccTGGtggggtagctcatttggttagggccccaaggttgtgggtttgatcccccgacagggcacatacaagaagcaaccaatgaatgcataaagaagtgggacagcaaattgatgttttttcctttctcccttctctatttctcaaatcaataaacaactgAAAAAGAATTTAAGCAGCTTTTGGTTTCAATTAAACCTTATTTAAAAAAggaggctggatttggcccaggGACCAAAGCTTGCAGACTCCTGCCGTAGATCATGGATTCTCCATTTTCACTCTCTTCCAAGCATTCAGAGCCCAGTTCTCTCTAGCACCGCTTCAGCTGCGGCAGTCCACACATTTCATGTGTTGTGTTTTATCTCAGTTTAAAAGATtttctagttttgttttcttctttgactGAAGCTGGGCCACAGGTGCCCACCCACCTGTGTTACCTTCCTGTCCCAAATGACATCGGAGGTTGAGGTCCTTTTAGAAGTCAACGCTAAGCCACTTCAGCAACTCACAGGCCTACCTTCCCTGGACTGAGAGCCTCTTATTGGTCACCAAAGACTGAGTGCCGCTATGCACCAAGCACTATCCTGTGGTAAACAAGGCAGCTACGTGTGGCTCCCGGGAGGCCCTAGAGCCACCTCGGGTCCAGACCTCTGCTCCGTTTCTCTCCAGCCCATTAAACAgctccaccatccatccacctccTGGCTCTGGCTCAAGACCTAATCCATTTGGACTCCTCTTGATCCCTATTCTCCATCCTAGATCATCTGCCAGCCAACTTTAAAGTAGACCTGACATCTGTCCACCCAGGGCATGACTTGGTCCGGCCCTCTTCTCCCCAGTGCTCCCTGGGACACCTGCATAGCTCACCCttccacaccccgccccccgcccctggtCTCTAGATCCACCCCAAACGTTcctccagcctcacccacagGGATCTCAAAATTGAAAGCAGGTCACTCCTCTCCTTGGCTTGAAACTGCCACGGCTGCCTGTCTCCCTACGGATATCACACCAAAAGCTCCCTGGGGCCTAAAGGCCCTGCACCATCTGCCCGCaccccccagctcctcctgctccccctcactCACTCTGATCCGGCCGCACAGGCCTCCCTGCTCTTCTCAGAAGGAACCGTGtgagttcatttattcattcagcgaATACTTAAAGAGCTCCTCTGCGTCAGGCCTTCCCTCACGCACTGGGAACACAGCCGGGATGAGCCTGTGTAGTGGACGTTCTAGGGGAGGGACATGATGAAGAAAGGACGCTTGTAAAGGAGAAGACGGTTCTAGGAGTTAAGGCTATAAGGGTTGAGAAGGAAATGCTAGCACACGAGGGGGACGTGGTGGAAGGCGGCGGGGGCTGTGCCTCCGACAACCTGGGAGGGCTTCGCAAAGGAGGTGACGTTGCTCGGTGGGCTGTAGGAGAGCACATTGGGGCAtaaggcaggggagagggtggcCTGGGGGGTCTCAGATGTCCTGTTCAAAGCCTAAGTTCAAAGTCTCTTCTGTGACCTATGAGAACCACAggggctgggccggggagggaaggcttctcccccagccctgcaagAGGGGCTGCTGCTTGAGTTTGGACTGGGAACTGCCTCACACATGTTGGGACAACCACTGGCTGGAACCACCCTCCCTGTCCAGCCCTCACAGCACCTCCCACAGGAATCCACACCCCACCCATCCTTTCCCCGGGCACATGTAGTGCCCTTCGGTGCCAGCGGTTGGTCATCTCACCTTTCCAGCCTGTGATGTGATTCGGAGCTGTGCTATCTTTAACTTCGGGCCAGGACGATCTGAtccgctccccgcccctcccctctggtaaaCACTGCTCAGATGACAGTGCTGGAATCCCGTGGGGGTGGCGGGTTCTGTGCGTGACCAAGCCATCGGGGCCTGCCCCCCGTGTCCCCTGCTGCTGCCTCAAGTAGTCCAAGGACTGGGATTTCGGGAGTTGACAGGCATTCATCCATTTCCTTACTCAACACATGGGTGCTAAGGGCCGGGCAGTGACTAAGACAGACCCTCACAGGGATCTGGAAGGTCTGGGAAAGGCATTATTAAGCAAGCAAATGAGCAAATGAGCAGAATTTCAGTTCTATGGAGGCAGGAAGTAAGGTGGGAAGTGACAGTGAGTGGGGGTAGTGGCTTCCACTGGTGAGGCGGGCTGCATGCTTCCTGGCTGAGTGAACTTGGGCAAATCCCTACCCCTCACTGAGCCTCCATTTGCTCAGCTATCAGTGAAGTGGGTCATtatcctggctgtgtggccttgagcaggcCACTTGGTCTCTCTGAACTTGTTTCTTCACTGATAAATTACAGGTAATAATTTTATCAtgtgctttcttgttttgttttttgccttccTCCATCAAACCTGTTCCATTTTACAGAACCCCAATGTCACTTGGAGTACAGATGTTTTGGGGCGGCgggctcctcctccaccccccatttCTGGGCTACTGATTGTTCCAATCCAAGTGAACGTGAACGCTGGGTCTTTGGCAGAAAGGTGCCTTCCATTCTGTTGGCTGCCATATCAGGACACCCGGAGTAAGCAGGGCATCCCCGTTTTGAGCTGCTGAAACCACCCTCACCTGACCCGGGGAAGGCTTTGACTGGGAAGTCTGTAAGGACAGCATTTGGCACAGATCCGTTTTCCTTTTCGGTGAGCCTCCTAACACCCTTTGTCACCTCAAAATAGAAAGAATGATACCTACTTGACCGGGCTGTGGTGAGCAGTTAAGGAGGCAGCCCACTAAAGCACGTAGAATGGTGCCAGCACAGTCAGGGCTCCATAAATGCTTCTGCAGTTATGTGTCTCCCAGGACACGGCTCGGAGAGCACCTGTTGATTTGAAATCCACTCCTTTAAGGCAAGGATATATTCATGTTGTACCTGAGTGGGTATTAGCTATTGAGGGTTGTTGGGCACCCAGTGAAATCAGGAGAGGGAGAACCCTCCAGCCCAATGAACTACTGGAGGCAAAATGTCACCAGGGCACAGGAGGCGAGAACATGGAAATCATCAACCTCAGGAATAACAGCTCAAGCCTTCCCCCTAAGGGAACTGGCAAACAGTGGGTGCTTGGGAAAACCCAGTCGGGCGGTGCTTTGGGTAGGAGTTTGTGCTAATGTGGAAAAACACAGAATTTCACAACTGAGAtggcagtaaaaaaaataaataaataaaaaataagaggggAGGCCTGGATTTTCCTAAGCTGGAAGCAGCTCCAGGAAACCCACCAAGTTCATGAACAGACCTCTGGGGCCACAGCCCCCCACCGGTTCTACCTATGGGTCTCATTGAGTTGGCAGGCTTTCCTGTTTCCTAGCCTTTCAGAAGGGTCAAGCCCACCCTCTTTTCCATGCAAAGGGAGGGGTTTGAACTAAGGCAGGTGGTGTTCACTTTTCCTTTTTGTGCAGTAATACTCCATTTCTGAATGAAATCTTACACAGAGCCCTAGCACATAAAGAAAAACTCctgcatggaggcatggaacagacagacatACTTTGatgtggggatggaggggggggatgggaagagataaaCGAaataacttatatacttatatgcacagcccatggagacacaggcaatagggtggtgaagacctggggggccgagtaggggctgggaggagaggcgtaaggggggggggggtaaaatgggaaatatctgtaataccatcaacaataaaatgtgtgtgtgtgtatatacacacacacacacacacacacacacacacatacatataaaaactCGTTAGAGATGGCAGCAGCCTGAGGCATCTCCTTTAAGTGGACTTTTACTCTCAGGGGCacccttttcctcccttctccccacctacCCCAGCAAGGAACTGTTGGGTGGTTCTCTTCTAATGTTCTTTTTAATGACAAACACCAGCATCAGGACTCACAATTTAATGGCCTCATTTCTTTATTCTGTGCTGTTTCCCACCTCCACGGAGGGTAAAACCTGGTCTTGTGAATAAATAACATCCTTAGTAACACTGCAAATCCACACGAGGCCTAGTCTTCTCAGAGGGCAGAGTATCCATGGACCTGCTGTGGTGTCCGAGGCCTCCGTGTAGCTGCCATTTGACAAGGCTGCAGGAGAGGTGTGGGTAAGGATGCTGCTGTCCCCTTCTGCTATTCACTCTTGTTCAAATAGGCCAGGAAGAGTCCCCTATTGCCTGTCAGGGCATAAGCAGTACTACCCAAGAAAAACCTCCCTGCAGCAGGTTCTCGAACACAGGCACTTTATACCCTGAGTGATGGAAAGCCAAGATTTTGTATCATCTCAGCTCTCAGCATTCACTGTCTCATCCAGCTGATTTATGGAGTTAATGCTGCACTTAGGATTTCCTTAGGAAGACCTGAGCAGTGGTAAGAGTAGCTGGAGCCACTTAGGGTGGCTATACCCACAATACTGTGCACTTGTATATGATTTGTGGGGCTGACGTGGCCTTCCATTCTAACTCGGAATCTGTGAAAAACCAAGCCCCAAACCACCCTGCTAGTTCTCCCTCAgtgagaaacacatcaagctcAGCTCCTTGGGTGTTTGGCCTGAACCTTCTCTAATGAGGATGGAAACACGAGAGGCTCAAGTAAAAGGCAAGTGAGTGAAGTTTTAAGAAACGTACAGCCACCTGCATTTTAGGAACCGATACTGTGGTCTTCTACCTCCTCCACCGAATTCTTCACACAACAAAGCTTGCTCCTGAGGGCCTTGGGAACCTCAGGCATGACAAAACCCTTGGTGCACAAAAGTAACCTGTCAagtcttaaaagaaaatttcaaattcttaagaaaaaaaaaatatggcagcAAAACCTCAGAACTCCTGTGATGCCTGTAGCCTGCCCACCTACTAAATAAACAGAACACCAAACCAGCCCAAGCTATGCAAGCAGCAGGCTACCCTAAACAGAGAGTCCTTGCCTGTGTGGGATAGCTATGGCGACGTGGGAGGAAGTGGGGTGCAACTGTGCTGTAAGAAGTGAGAAATGGTCTTGCTTCTTGAGTCCCCAACTTTCCACTTTGGGAACCCCCATTCCTAACACTGCATTTTGTGGCTGGGTTTATCCAGCCACATAAGGGGCAAAGGACAGACCCAATTTTCAGTTTCTGCTTGTTTCTAGTACAGGAAAACAATGGCTTCGATCCCTCTGCCTCTCAGGAAGCAAAATCTTCCTAGACCCAGGCAGATGGGATGTGCAGAAAGTAGTGCATCTTCTCCCAATGAAGGACGGGTGCATGTCCTCCTGGAGAAAGACAGTTCTCCAAGCACATGATCCTGAAGGCTTCTAGCACCAATAGCGAACTCCTTTCCCCACTTTCTGCTGGGTGAAAGGCCGTGGGGTTGGGAGAGCCCTTCTTCCTGTTTCACGCCACCTGAAGTGCTCACCAAGAGATGGCAAGGACTGGTGTGGGCACCTCTCCAGGTTTCTCCCCTCTCAGAAGCCTCTCAGTGCAGTTCAATGAAAGCCTCCAGCTCCTCAGGGATGAAGCCTTTGTAGGGGATTTTATTCTTGTCCAGGGTGCGGGCTGCAAGGCACTGCAGGGTTACATAGTTGAAGGGCTGGATGGTGCTCTTAGCCAGCAGCTTCTCATCCAGCAGTTCGTAGGCTGTTTTCTTGAAGGCATTGGTGGCATCCATGTGGGCCCCCGCTTCAATCAGGGCATTCATAATCCCCGGACAATTGTTCTGGGCAGCTATGTGCAACGGGGTGTTGTTGTCAAAGTCCCGACTGTCTGGGTCGGCCCCACAGTCAAGCAGTACCTTGACCACCTGGAGGGAGGGGAATCTGCCCACTGGGTATCGGCCCACATTTGTGGTGTCCTTGTCCACGGCCATGTGCAAAGGAGTGAAGCCATTCTTGCCCCGGGGGGCACACTTCAACAGCCGGTAGACGGTCTGATGCTTCAGATGCTCCTGGTCAGGCGTGCATTCCACTTTCTCCAACAGATAGAGCAGGTGGAGGATGATGGCCAGGGCCTTGGTGAACTGGACAGAGTCCCCAGGCTCCTTGGGCAGTTGCAGGGCCCGTTCCACTTCCCGGACCCCCTTGCAGAGCACCCCCATGAGGTCAGCAAAGCCAATTTGTGTGCCCAGGCTGCCCTTGGCTGCCCGGTCCTGAAGTACATAAGAGAAGAGTTCCGCAAATGAAAGGAAGCTGCTGGCCGTCATGGGGCTCAGAGGCTCCAGGTTGTTCTGTTGCATGTCTAGGGCATATTTCCACAAGCGGATACAGCGCTCAAAATTGCCCGAGTCGGCATACACGGCACCCCTATAACGGATATAATAAGAAGTGTCTGGGTGAGAGGGCCCCAGGATGCGCTCTCGGATCAGCAGGGCCTGCATGCGCATCTCGTCCGGGTCGGTTATAAGTGCTTCCAATTCCTCGGCAGTGCTCACCTCCCTGGAATAATCATAGGCCAGGACCAGCTGCGGGGGCTCGGGTTTGGGCAGATACTCGCCCCCCTGGTGCCGCAGCTCCATAGCCCGTCTCCAATGTTTCAGGGCCCCAAGCAGATCACGCTTCTTATCCACATATGTGGCTCCCAGCAATTCCAAGGCCTCCACAGCAGCTTCCCGGCTGGTGGGGCAGCAGCTCTCATAAGTTTCACTAGGTGGTTCCTCTGGGGAGGAATTGCAACAGCTGGCCCCCTGGGACTTCACGCATCCCAGACTGGAGGGACCTtcttgggccagccctggctgCACCTCCATCCCAGCAGGCTGCTCCTGGATAAGGTATTCCACGATGTTGGTGTGGCCGGTCACACTGGCAGCCAGCAACGGGGTCATGCCGTAGCCATCGCGTTCCATGCGAGCGTTGCACccgagcagcagctgcaggatcTCCAGGCTGCCGGATTCGGCGCAGTCGTGCAGGGCGGTGTTACCCTTGGCGCTGCGCCGGTTCACCTGGGCGCCCTGCTCCAGCAGGTAGCGGGCGATCTCACGGTGGCCCTTGTAACAGGAGATCATGAGGCACGTGTGCCCGTGCCGGTTAGCCACCTCCAGGTCGGCCTGGTGCTCGCCCACCAGGTAGCGCACCACTTCCAGGTGCCCGTCGAAGCAGGCGGCGCGCAGGGGCGTGGAGTTGGTGCGCGTGGTGCGGTTCACCGAGGCCCCGCGGCGCAGCAGGCTCTGCACCACGTCCAGGTGGCCGGCGGCCGAGGCAGCCCACAGCGGCGGCGCGCCCTCGATGGTCTCGCCATCGAAGTGCACCGAGCCGCTCGCCTCCACGCTCGCGCCGCACCGGTCCACCAGGTACTCGACCACGTCCAGGTGGCCGTAGCGGGAGGCGATGAGCAGCGGCGTCCCCTCGCCGGCCACCTCGCCCGTCAGCTCGTCCAGTTCCTCCCGGCTCCGGCCGCTGAGCAGCTTTTGAAGCAGCTGAAGCTTGCCGTCGCGGGCGGCATTGTACACGACGGTGCGGAGGTCCATGGTCCGGACCTCTGCCAGGCCATGGGCTGGCCGCCGGGAGACGGGGAGACGGCGGGCTAGAGCCCGGAGGGTCCGGCTGCAACCTTCACCGTCTCCCCCGCCGCCATCTTAGGGGCTCCTTGGGCGGAACAAAATGGTTGCCGCTGCCGGGAGCCGTGGTCTAATGGGAGCTCATAGAGAAATGTAGTCCTCGGAGCCGGCCTGCTCTATAGGATAGGGAAGGAACTGTGAGGTTTGAGAACTATATCTCCCAGAAGTTCGCGGGCTAGCCCCAAGCGAACTTTTAGCACGGCGCATGGTGGGAATTGTCGTTCCATTTGCCGCCGATTGTAGCGGAAACTGTCAACGGAGGACTACAATTCCCGAGATGCAATGCCATCGCGATAGCTTATGGGACCCAAGGAAGTTTTGTGACTGTCTCACTGCCGAAGCCAACAGGAAACGCAAGCAAGCGCCAAAGACTACATTCCCCAGAAGTCATCGGGAGCAACTCGGCGCCTATTACCGAGAGGGAAAGCTGGCTTAGCCGGCCGAGCAGTCTGATTTGGGCTGCTGACAGACAGGGGGCGCTCGGAAAGGCAGGAAAGCCGGCAGGGCGAGGATATTAGGGGTGCAGTAAGTACAGGTGGCCCTACGGGTCAATCTCGTGCATTCACTTCTCatgcatttattctttcagtCACTCACCCTTTACTACTGTCAACTGAAGGTGGTGGCCACCAAGGCAGTACCCCCAGAAATTCTCGGGGTGCAGTAATGAGGGGAGGCTTTAGTGATACAGCTTCTGTGTGCACCGGCTGGGCTGTGAGACAGCTTAGGTGTGAGGCCGCTCAGTCCATTCAGCTCCAGTGAGGGTCTCTCACTGCTTCAGTGCTGGTGTCCCAGGTCCTGCTGAGGGAACGCAGTCTTGGAGGGAAACTGAAAGGGAACTCTGTTGAGGCCGAGGTGAAGCTGGCACATTGAGCGGGCTCATTCGtgtgtgtttttggtgttttgttttgttttgtttaattgtttgttttaagGTTCTGAAGGAATTTTTTATCCAATTGGATTATAGGAAAGTCTTTCTCTCAATTTTGGTACTAATTATCCACTATCCTCTGGGGAAGCCAGCCCCCTTGAAAGAAGTCAAGACCGTCATGCTGGCTAGACCAGTGCAGACCCTCTTGTTCGCCTTACCACCAAGCTGAGCCCTGCCCAAATTCCCGACCTACCGACTCCAGGACATGTAAGAAAATGGTTGTTTTAAGATCGTATGTTCTGGAGTAGTTTGTGATGCAGCATTAGTAACTGGAACCGGGTTCAATGTAGCCTGTGGCTTTAATTTTACTGTCTATACTTACTAACCAAATCACACAGTTCCCTAAGAGTTTGTTTACTATGTCTGTTTCCTCTCTGGGGGACTGCCTGCTCAATGGGAAAATATGCCTTGGTTTAGATTCTAATAAACAGTCTCACTCTGTTCTTGAAGGGACTGGATAGATCCATGCTGCTTCCCTCAGCCTGAGGTATTGTTATATGTCTTTATATAATTAGTTCAGCCACGTTTATTGATATTCTAAGCACCGACTATGTTTTGGGTTCCTTGCCACAAGCTGGGGGTGCCGCAGTGAGCAGGCAGACAAGTGTTCTCAAGAACCCAGAATCTAATCAAGGGAGGGAGGCTAAGTCAGGGTGTGTAGTCAGGGATGTGGGAACCCAGAGGAGGAATAGGTTAGACCtggctgggagggaaggaagaagttggGAGGTGTTTCACTGATAGGGAGTTTTTCAGGTAACGTTGTTGAAAGAAGCAGTGTTTCATATCATTCTAGTTATCTGTTTGGCTTAATACATTACCTCAGGCTTGGTGACTGCTGTGGACTGAATTGCGTCCTCCCAAAATTCGTaggttgaagccctaactcccaatgCGACCGCATTTGCAGACAGAGGCTTTAGGGGGTGTCACCGAGCCTTGACAGTCATCCAGGGGCACTTCCACCCCATGCCATTTTCTGGGAGAAGCTCGCTAAGTCTGACCCACTTCAAGGGGAGAGAATTAGACACCACTCTCTCAAGGGAAGGGAGTTAGATGTGGGAGGGATGTCAATAAGTTTGGAGATATGTTTTAAAACCATAcacaggccctagctggtgtttctcagtggttagagcgtcagcccgtgcaccaaagggttgtggagtcaattcctggtcaagggcacgtacctggattgcaggtttgatcac from Eptesicus fuscus isolate TK198812 chromosome 6, DD_ASM_mEF_20220401, whole genome shotgun sequence encodes the following:
- the FEM1A gene encoding protein fem-1 homolog A, which codes for MDLRTVVYNAARDGKLQLLQKLLSGRSREELDELTGEVAGEGTPLLIASRYGHLDVVEYLVDRCGASVEASGSVHFDGETIEGAPPLWAASAAGHLDVVQSLLRRGASVNRTTRTNSTPLRAACFDGHLEVVRYLVGEHQADLEVANRHGHTCLMISCYKGHREIARYLLEQGAQVNRRSAKGNTALHDCAESGSLEILQLLLGCNARMERDGYGMTPLLAASVTGHTNIVEYLIQEQPAGMEVQPGLAQEGPSSLGCVKSQGASCCNSSPEEPPSETYESCCPTSREAAVEALELLGATYVDKKRDLLGALKHWRRAMELRHQGGEYLPKPEPPQLVLAYDYSREVSTAEELEALITDPDEMRMQALLIRERILGPSHPDTSYYIRYRGAVYADSGNFERCIRLWKYALDMQQNNLEPLSPMTASSFLSFAELFSYVLQDRAAKGSLGTQIGFADLMGVLCKGVREVERALQLPKEPGDSVQFTKALAIILHLLYLLEKVECTPDQEHLKHQTVYRLLKCAPRGKNGFTPLHMAVDKDTTNVGRYPVGRFPSLQVVKVLLDCGADPDSRDFDNNTPLHIAAQNNCPGIMNALIEAGAHMDATNAFKKTAYELLDEKLLAKSTIQPFNYVTLQCLAARTLDKNKIPYKGFIPEELEAFIELH